DNA sequence from the Candidatus Sulfuricurvum sp. RIFRC-1 genome:
TCATACTCATCAGTACACCCGTGATACTCATCGCCCCCGCAACCGAGAGACCGTACGCCGCCGCCAGTTTCCCCGATTCTGTGAAGATAAAGAGCATCGCAACGACACAGATAAACAAAAACCAGTTGATCGATCCGACATAAATTTGACTGCGCAGTTCGTTGGAGGTGTAGTTGACATTGAAATGGGGAAAAATACGGGTCGTCATTGCCTGATAAAGGACGGAGAAAATCCCGCTGATCATCGCCTGAGAAGCGATAATAGTAGCAACGACGGTCAATAGCAACATCGGAACATATAAATCAGGGACGAGGGTGTGATAAAGCTCAAAAAATGGACTTTTTGCCGCTTCGGGATGGGAGAGCAAAAATGCCCCTTGCCCGTAATACGAGATGAGCAATGCTACTGAAGCAAACAGCCACCCTTTGAGAATCGGAAGACGTCCAAGATGCCCCATATCAGCGTATAACGCTTCACCACCTGTCGCACAAAGCAATACATCGGCTAAAACGACAAAAGCGATATAAGGGTGTTGATAGATAAACTCAATCGCGTAGAGTGGTGAGATAGCATATAGGACGTCCGGCGATTGGAGGAGATAATACCCGCCCCCCAATGCAAGGGCAAAAAACCAAATCACCATGATAGGACCAAATGCACTGGCGACCTTTTCGATCCCTTTTTTTTGAACGGCAAAGAGGGCAAATGCGATTCCCGATGCGATAATAAGCAAGGTCAGTTTTGGGGTATCTTCATACCCGGGGATTAATGCAATCCCCTCAACAGAACTGAGGATACTGATGGCGGGAGTGATAACCCCATCCCCGATCATCAAAGATATGCCGATAAAGCCTAATGCCCCTACTAATGCGGTTATTTTAGCCCCTTTGAGATACGGTAATAACAGCTGAACCAGCACTACCGTTCCCCCTTCACCCCGTTTGGAAAGGCTTGTCGCCAACCATGCGTATTGGACAGTGACCAGCATCAACATCGTCCAAAATACCATCGATAAGATTTGAAAGATTGTCTCGGTTGTCGGCTGAACCAACAATAATATAACGGCAAAAGTATAGATCGGACTGGTTCCGATATCCCCATACACCACACCCAGTGATTTGATAACCATCATCTCACTTTTAATTCGTTCTTGTAACGTCATAACGTCTCTTTAGAATAGGATTTAGAGGTATATTATAAGGGTTATAATGTCAGTGAGGTCTCAGGATAGGGTCATTTGGTATAAAGAAAGTATAAAGAAGATCGCCCCAAAGGGAAGAGGGCGAGTGGTTTAGCTGATAAGAGTACTTTTTACAATAACTTGCCAAATAATCGCCGAAGTGATCCCTGCGGCAAATCCTGCGACAATATCATCTCCCATAACCCCTAACCCACCTTTTGCTTCACGGTCAATTCGACCGATGATCGAGGGCTTTTTAATATCATAAAGTCGAAAAAAGATAAAACTCATGATTATTTGAAGGGCAATGCCGTTATTCCATTGCATGAGTGTCGCGATATCAAATCCAATCCCCGGTGCGATGGAGAGGGCAAACCATAATCCGACGAGTTCATCAATAACGATTCTTTGATCATCATGATTTCCTGATTGAGCTTCGTACGTATTGATACTCTTAATGGCTATAAGTGTGATGAGTAATGCGGCTAAAAATAGGGTTTGCGGCCCTAAATACAAAAGGATAGCCACTCCTAATGGCAATGATGCAAGCGTCCCCATTGTTCCCGGTGCTTTTGGAGAGAGGCCGCTGTAACCGACGGTCAGAAAAAACCAATTCATTTTTTTCCTTTTAGAATAGTTTTCAAGTGCGGTTTATCTGCACGTGAGCATTCCGCTGAGGAAAACTCAGCGTTAGCGCAGGCAAATACCGGCTTTGCCGGTATGCCGTTAAGTTAAAGAAGTCGTCTGATAAAGACGCATAAGTGCAACATAGAAATCTTTTTCACTGTGTTCTTCAAGCAAACCGTTGACAGGCATAATGTCATAATAGAGTTTAGCCAGATTTTTAAAACGGTTCGGATAAAGCGACGCAACAATCATCGATGATATCTCTTTACGCACCAATACTGCCGGCGGGAGAAGTCCCTGCTGCATTAGTTCTAAGATCGACTCAGCATGATACGAGATGTGGTGATGGTGTCCATGCGGACAGGTTTGGACACTTACAAGTGTTTTACACTGATTACAGTAGACGTATTCGCTTGCAATACCCACTTCGATATCAATACCGATGAGGCGGTCAATAATCGATTTATTGGCATTATGATCGTAATACATTCCGATACCGGCATGGTTTTGTCCGATCATCAAACGATCACACCCATAATTTTTGGCAACGATCGCATCTAAAATCACTTCATTGCTTCCGGCGAAAATATAGCTGCTCTCTAAGGGAACGATGACAACTCGGTTGCGGGGAAGGTAGTTCTCCACAAAAAATTCTAATGTTTGGTATCGGAGATCATATTTTAAATTAGCATTATTGTAAGGCTTAAGTAAGAAAATGACAATCAGATCGGTACGCTCTAAACTTTGGCGAATCAGACGTTCATGCGCTCGATGTAGAGGGTTTGCCGCCATAAAAAGAGCCGTTGCGTGCTGCGCACCGATTTGCTCTTTGGCCTCTTGAATCATGTTCTGAATTGCTTGGACACTGCTTAGATCGATAGAGTAGTCACCGCAAATAGCGTATTTTCCCAATCGTTTATGGGTTGCGTTGACACCCGGATGAGAGAGATCTTCGGTGCCGTAAATTTGACGGAGCCGTTCACGCGGATCGATGGGGTAGACTTCATCGACACAAAGCTCTCCAACGATTGCATTATCGCAAATAAGGTCAAGTACCTCCCCCGTATAGGCCGTAGTGAGAATCGTTTCGTTGACCTTACCGCTAGGTGAAAGGATAAGCGGAAAGGGGAAGGTTTTCCCCAAAAACATTCCACTGCTGAGGACCTCTTTACTTTGAGCTTCATTCATCAGAGCCGTTACCGGACTGAGCATTCCTGCTTTGAGTAATGTGAGAGCAGAAACCGCTTCTTGATCGATATAGAGGGCTCTATTTTTTCTTGACGATGCCATATTTCTTTCTCTTTTCCCATAAGCTTTTACGTGAAATACCAAGTTTTTTAGAGAGTTCCGTATCCGGGAACCGGTTTTGGAAATGGACCATGATATATTTGACATACTCTTCGATCGGTAGAATTTCTCCTTGATCGAAAAGGTGGCTTTCACTTTCGATTTCGATCAGTTTGAACGGGGGATTATCGATGGGATCGGTACTGGCGACAATACATTTTTTTCCGGTGATCAATTCGTAAAATGCTTTATGTTCACTTTTTTTGAGATTCTGAAAATCAGTGATAAAAAGGATCGAATCATCATTCAATGTAGCAATATCACTAAATGCTTTGGCCGAAGAGAGAGAGATAAACTGGAGTGTTTTATCATGATGTGCCGCATAGCGAAAAGCAAAGGCATCGGCATATTTTTGATACCCGCTGCAAATGAAGAGGGGAAGCTCGGTTTTATCCAAATCTTCATCGACATTGATTGAATTAAAGGTATGAGAGAGATAGCGCTCATAGGTTTGGTTCTGACGGCGAAGACGTTCATGATTCTGGAAGTGTTGGATTTTACGGATGAGTTCTTCGATCATAAACGGTTTTAGGATGTAATCTTTCGCACCGGCTGCCAGAGGTTTTGAGACGGTATCATTGCTCACATAGCTTACCATTAAAATGACGACGGCATTTTTATACGCTTCGATGACGGGATAGATGTCTTGTCCGCTGATATTGGTGGAGAGGAGAACGACATCGTAAGGGATTCCTCTCAGCCCCTCTTTGGTAGAACTGGAGATGTCGCAGTTGTGACTTAGGTCGCTGAGTTTTGAAGCAATACTTTGCGCTAAGTAAATTTCATTTTCGATAATGAGTATATTCATCCGTTTTTCCAATCAAAATAATGTACTGATGCGGTTGCTATGACGCCGACCCCTTCCTTACGCCCGATAAATCCGAGATGCTCTGTCGTTGTCGCTTTGACATTGATCCGTGCAATGGGAATTTGGAGTAAAGGGGCCAAGGTAGAGCGCATGAAATCTTTATAGGGTCCGATTTTCGGTGTTTGAGCGATAATGGTAATGTCGGCATGGAGTATAACAAAGCCGAAATGGTGGAGCTTTTCGACACATCGTATCAAAAGCTGTTTGGAATCAATGTTTTTGTAGGCAGTGTCCGTATCGGGAAAAAGCATCCCGATATCTCCCAAGCACGCCGCTCCCAGCAGTGCATCGATGAGAGCATGGATCGCCACGTCTCCATCGCTATGCGCTTTAAAGCCAAAAGGGCTGTCTATCTCTATGCCGCAGAGCACCATTGGTTTTCCCTCTTCAAAAGGGTGAACATCAAATCCGTTCCCCGTAAAGACAAAATTGGCAGGTGGAGCGAGACACTCGAGTGCTGACGTATCTCCGGCATGGGTGATTTTAGCGGCACGTTCATCCCCGGGGATAAAATGGCGTGTTCCGCCAATCGCTGCTATGGCACTGCTCTCATCGGTATATTCAATACCGGTTTCAAATGCACGGCGTAGTATTTCGGTACGGGAAAGCTGAGGCGTTTGTATTCTTTTTACGAGATTTCGTTCGATTGTCGTGTTATCGTAGACAACGGTGTCATGAACATCGAGAGCCGGTACAATAGTATCGGCTAAGCCTTTGGCTGCAATGAGACGGGAAATAAGATCGGGATCAATGCATGCACGGGCAATATCACTTACCATGACATAGGTAGTTTTCACTTCTTTAAGGGCGTTTTTGAGTGATTGCTGACGGGTATTTCCCCCTGCTACTACAGTAAAGTCACATAAAGGGGAGATAAACGGGATTTCAGAGCTATGAGCCGATAAAATAACGGGTACATTGGGGAGAGATTCTTTGATACGGTTAGTAACATAAAGCCATAGCGGATCATGCCCTATACGGAGCCATTGTTTTTTTACGGGTACTTTAAAACGCTCTGAGTTACCAGCGGCAAGCAAAACAAGGGTAAAATCAGACAAAATGTATCCTATTTTGAAAACTGTTACGAAATTATACACTTAAAAAGCTTTTTTTTATCTTGTTTGCGATAAATTATAGAATATATCAGGGGGAGAAGAGGGTGGCTTTTCCTAAATCCTCTTGAAGTTTTTAATTTACATTAAAAGAGATACGACCCTTTTAGGGGGTCTTATTTATAAGTCCAATTAAGCTTTTGATAAAGATCTAAGGAGAAAGTATGAGAACCGCATGGGTCGCCAAAAGAGAAAACGACACCGTCCGAACTCAGATGTATTATGCCAAGCAAGGCATTATTACCGAAGAGATGGCGTATGTCGCCAAAGTAGAAGAACTCGATCCTGAGTTGGTTCGTTCAGAAGTAGCGCGGGGACGTCTGATCATCCCTGCGAATGTTAACCATCAAAATTTAGAGCCGATGGCGATTGGGATCGCTGCACGCTGTAAGATTAATGCCAATATCGGTTCATCCGCAATTGCGAGTGATGTTCAAGGGGAGATTGAAAAAATTCAGGTTTCTCAGCACTATAAAGCCGATACGGCGATGGACCTTTCTACGGGAGGAGATTTGGATGAGATTCGCCGAGCCGTTATCGCCAACTCGAAAATCCCGATCGGAACGGTTCCTATTTATCAGATTTTACATGATG
Encoded proteins:
- a CDS encoding bifunctional 2-C-methyl-D-erythritol 4-phosphate cytidylyltransferase/2-C-methyl-D-erythritol 2,4-cyclodiphosphate synthase encodes the protein MSDFTLVLLAAGNSERFKVPVKKQWLRIGHDPLWLYVTNRIKESLPNVPVILSAHSSEIPFISPLCDFTVVAGGNTRQQSLKNALKEVKTTYVMVSDIARACIDPDLISRLIAAKGLADTIVPALDVHDTVVYDNTTIERNLVKRIQTPQLSRTEILRRAFETGIEYTDESSAIAAIGGTRHFIPGDERAAKITHAGDTSALECLAPPANFVFTGNGFDVHPFEEGKPMVLCGIEIDSPFGFKAHSDGDVAIHALIDALLGAACLGDIGMLFPDTDTAYKNIDSKQLLIRCVEKLHHFGFVILHADITIIAQTPKIGPYKDFMRSTLAPLLQIPIARINVKATTTEHLGFIGRKEGVGVIATASVHYFDWKNG
- a CDS encoding response regulator, encoding MNILIIENEIYLAQSIASKLSDLSHNCDISSSTKEGLRGIPYDVVLLSTNISGQDIYPVIEAYKNAVVILMVSYVSNDTVSKPLAAGAKDYILKPFMIEELIRKIQHFQNHERLRRQNQTYERYLSHTFNSINVDEDLDKTELPLFICSGYQKYADAFAFRYAAHHDKTLQFISLSSAKAFSDIATLNDDSILFITDFQNLKKSEHKAFYELITGKKCIVASTDPIDNPPFKLIEIESESHLFDQGEILPIEEYVKYIMVHFQNRFPDTELSKKLGISRKSLWEKRKKYGIVKKK
- a CDS encoding KUP/HAK/KT family potassium transporter, with the translated sequence MTLQERIKSEMMVIKSLGVVYGDIGTSPIYTFAVILLLVQPTTETIFQILSMVFWTMLMLVTVQYAWLATSLSKRGEGGTVVLVQLLLPYLKGAKITALVGALGFIGISLMIGDGVITPAISILSSVEGIALIPGYEDTPKLTLLIIASGIAFALFAVQKKGIEKVASAFGPIMVIWFFALALGGGYYLLQSPDVLYAISPLYAIEFIYQHPYIAFVVLADVLLCATGGEALYADMGHLGRLPILKGWLFASVALLISYYGQGAFLLSHPEAAKSPFFELYHTLVPDLYVPMLLLTVVATIIASQAMISGIFSVLYQAMTTRIFPHFNVNYTSNELRSQIYVGSINWFLFICVVAMLFIFTESGKLAAAYGLSVAGAMSITGVLMSMIFMYKRQYLKMSVSIIAGLTSLVFFVSCWLKIPHGGYWSLIIASVPLFIVILYTQGQKRLYASFVPIDKDLFLSEYLKRYAQGFHVEGTALFFARNADAIPAYISKTMFQNGIIYERNIIVTVHPSYEPHGVTSELSPVGEGLDLLSIRPGYMETLNVETILRERNIDERTIFYGDEEIVSDSLLWKIFALIKDISPNFVSFYHFPHEKLIGVARRAKI
- a CDS encoding phosphatidylglycerophosphatase A; translated protein: MNWFFLTVGYSGLSPKAPGTMGTLASLPLGVAILLYLGPQTLFLAALLITLIAIKSINTYEAQSGNHDDQRIVIDELVGLWFALSIAPGIGFDIATLMQWNNGIALQIIMSFIFFRLYDIKKPSIIGRIDREAKGGLGVMGDDIVAGFAAGITSAIIWQVIVKSTLIS